The Pseudomonadales bacterium genome includes the window TGCCCGGTGATCAGTTAAAGCTGAATGCGGCAGTGGTATCAGAACGGCGTGGGATATGGAAGTTTGACTGTAGCGCTACTGTTGATGGTGAACTTGCGTGCAAAGCAACGATTCTCTGTGCTCATCGACAAACGCCAAACTTTGATCAATAAGATTGTGTAAATGTCTATGATTCATCCTACAGCGATTATCGATCCACAGGCAAGCATTGCAGAGAATGTGAGTGTCGGCCCATACTCGGTAATCGGCCCGGATGTCATCATTGGCGCAGGCTGTAAAATCCATGCCCATGTCATTTTAAAAGGTCCTACCAAGCTTGGCGAAGATAACGAAATTTATCAGTTCTCATCTGTTGGCGAAGATACACCAGATCTTAAATACAATGGTGAGCCAACAGAGTTGATTATTGGTGATCGTAATATTATCCGAGAGGGCGTGACCATACATCGAGGCACGGTTCAGGATAAGGGTTACACCAAAATTGGTAATGACAATCTATTCATGGCCTATGCGCATATTGGACATGATTCAGTTGTCGGCAATCACACTATTTTAGTGAACAATGTTGCCTTGGCAGGTCATGTCGATGTGGCTGATTGGGCTATTCTTTCAGGTTATACCTTGGTGCATCAGCATTGTAAGATTGGTGAGCATGCGTTTTTAGGATTTGGTTCCTCGGTGTCAAAAGATGTGCCAGCATTTGTTATGGCGAATGGCAATCCCTGTCAGCCATTTGGTATCAACACTGAAGGACTTAAACGTCGAGATTTTAGCAAGCAAACCATCAGTCAAATTCGTAGAGCCTATAAAATTGTTTATCGACAAGGACATACTCTAGATGAAGCCTTGGCATTACTGCATGAAATGGTCGATGACTGTTCAGCGATTCAGCTCATGATAGACACTTTGAAAAGTTCCACGCGAGGCATAATTCGCTAATATGATGCGCATGGTAAGTCGGTAATGGTAAAGCAGAGCCCTTTACCCGCAGTTGTTTTCCCATATCAAGGCAGCCTGTTAGCAGGTTGTGATGAGGCCGGAAGAGGACCACTGGCGGGTGCTGTGGTTGCTGCTGCAGTGATTCTTGATCCCGAACAAGCGATTGCTGGATTAGCCGATTCTAAAAAAATATCGGCAAGTAAACGCGAATCTTTATTTGATCAGATTACGCAGCAATCGCATGCCTATGCGATTGCGGAATGTTCAGTCGCAGAAATTGATCAACTGAATATTCTACAAGCCTCCTTATTAGCCATGCATCGTGCGGTTGCAGCTTTGACGCCGCAGCCTGAGTTTGTCGCGGTTGATGGCAATAAATTGCCAGATTGGCATTATCCCAGTGAAGCAGTCGTTAAGGGTGATGATAGGGTTGCGGCGATTGCCGCGGCATCTATTT containing:
- the lpxA gene encoding acyl-ACP--UDP-N-acetylglucosamine O-acyltransferase is translated as MIHPTAIIDPQASIAENVSVGPYSVIGPDVIIGAGCKIHAHVILKGPTKLGEDNEIYQFSSVGEDTPDLKYNGEPTELIIGDRNIIREGVTIHRGTVQDKGYTKIGNDNLFMAYAHIGHDSVVGNHTILVNNVALAGHVDVADWAILSGYTLVHQHCKIGEHAFLGFGSSVSKDVPAFVMANGNPCQPFGINTEGLKRRDFSKQTISQIRRAYKIVYRQGHTLDEALALLHEMVDDCSAIQLMIDTLKSSTRGIIR
- the rnhB gene encoding ribonuclease HII, producing the protein MVKQSPLPAVVFPYQGSLLAGCDEAGRGPLAGAVVAAAVILDPEQAIAGLADSKKISASKRESLFDQITQQSHAYAIAECSVAEIDQLNILQASLLAMHRAVAALTPQPEFVAVDGNKLPDWHYPSEAVVKGDDRVAAIAAASILAKVTRDRALVALDQTFPEYGFAQHKGYPTKAHLAALAKYGVTTAHRQSFAPVRRVLSEQGGEA